Below is a window of Callithrix jacchus isolate 240 chromosome 15, calJac240_pri, whole genome shotgun sequence DNA.
CGTGTGCCCTTCCATCGTTTGCCCCTATTTCTACTCCCGAGGCCCCATCTTGATCTCTGATCTCCCAGGTCGGATTCAAACACCCATTTAACTTACAGATTTGGTTACTAAAGCTTGAGCTTTTTCTTGACTGCTGACATAGTTCAATTTGGATGAAATGGAGGGGAGTCTTTGGAAAGGGGCTTGGTCTTTTGCTTGGAAATTACTGGTGAATCTAGCATCAACTGGGTTGCAGGCTGGGATAGTGGTTGCATGTTGAGTTTCCATTTCAGCTGAAAGCTTGGACTTGGGGTCTACTTGGCTATCCTCAAATTTGCAGGATTGTACTCTGTAGTCAGCCTCTTTGTGTTCCTTGCCATTGCCTAACAGGGGAAATATTCTGCCTTCAGACTGGCCACCTGTTCCATAGTAAGACAGTTGGACTTTGTAATTAGTTTGTCTGTCTGCTAAGTGGTCATTCTGGTCAGTTTCATTGTAGTCGGCATTGTCAACTGGAAATTGATCAGCATTACTATGAGCTTGGTCAATAGCCTGGTGTTCAGCTGTTTGACTGGCTTGGCCATACACTTGGTGGTGAGTCTTTACAGATGTTTTGTGGTCAACCAGGCCATACAATCTGAGATCAGTCTGCTCAGAAGTTCCTTGGTCAGCCAGGCCAGCTGATATGTGGTGAATCTTTACAGAAGTTCTTCTCTCAACTTTACCTGACATTCTGCGGTCAACCTGTACAGAAAGTCTTTGGTCAGATGGTATGGAGGATCCACTGTCAATCTGCCTGGAAGTTCTTGCCTCAGATAGGCTGGATAATCTGTGGGGAATCTGCTCAGAAGTTCTTCTCTCAGCCTGGCTAGGTAATCTTCGTTCAATCTGTTGAGCCGTTCTTTCCTCAGTCAGGCCAGACACCTGGCCATCACTCTGTTCATACTGTACATTATTAGGTTGGTTAGATGCCTTGCCTTCAGTCTGTTCATACGGTGTTTGGTCAACCTGACCATATGCTCTAAGGTCAGAAGCATTAGCAGGGTTGGATACTCTGCCGCCAGGCATAGTACCAGGTGTACTATGCCCATTTTGTTTAGCTACTCCATTGGTAGCTTGGCTAAATATGTTGGATTCAGCCTGACTAGGCACTCTTAGGGCAGTCTGGCCAGCTGTTCTGTGAGCATTTTCGTTATCTGCCTTCCTTTCAGCC
It encodes the following:
- the TEX55 gene encoding testis-specific expressed protein 55 isoform X1 — its product is MEEPPPEAPAKPLEHEIPAAPSTAGLTNGQEEDDQKSQAERKADNENAHRTAGQTALRVPSQAESNIFSQATNGVAKQNGHSTPGTMPGGRVSNPANASDLRAYGQVDQTPYEQTEGKASNQPNNVQYEQSDGQVSGLTEERTAQQIERRLPSQAERRTSEQIPHRLSSLSEARTSRQIDSGSSIPSDQRLSVQVDRRMSGKVERRTSVKIHHISAGLADQGTSEQTDLRLYGLVDHKTSVKTHHQVYGQASQTAEHQAIDQAHSNADQFPVDNADYNETDQNDHLADRQTNYKVQLSYYGTGGQSEGRIFPLLGNGKEHKEADYRVQSCKFEDSQVDPKSKLSAEMETQHATTIPACNPVDARFTSNFQAKDQAPFQRLPSISSKLNYVSSQEKAQALVTKSDEFSETERRKSYRICNQAFRRLPSIVYEDPYQVSLQYMEKHHILQIFQQITENLVYEKPEDPLNFMLCQIHLSVFSTAKILTWNYQINKLSFLLTCNWVKPMGNPGG
- the TEX55 gene encoding testis-specific expressed protein 55 isoform X2, with protein sequence MEEPPPEAPAKPLEHEIPAAPSTAGLTNGQEEDDQKSQAERKADNENAHRTAGQTALRVPSQAESNIFSQATNGVAKQNGHSTPGTMPGGRVSNPANASDLRAYGQVDQTPYEQTEGKASNQPNNVQYEQSDGQVSGLTEERTAQQIERRLPSQAERRTSEQIPHRLSSLSEARTSRQIDSGSSIPSDQRLSVQVDRRMSGKVERRTSVKIHHISAGLADQGTSEQTDLRLYGLVDHKTSVKTHHQVYGQASQTAEHQAIDQAHSNADQFPVDNADYNETDQNDHLADRQTNYKVQLSYYGTGGQSEGRIFPLLGNGKEHKEADYRVQSCKFEDSQVDPKSKLSAEMETQHATTIPACNPVDARFTSNFQAKDQAPFQRLPSISSKLNYVSSQEKAQALVTKSDEFSETERRKSYRICNQAFRRLPSIVYEDPYQVSLQYMEKHHILQIFQQITENLVYEKPEDPLNFMLCQVQEMMKNRDKM
- the TEX55 gene encoding testis-specific expressed protein 55 isoform X3, which encodes MEEPPPEAPAKPLEHEIPAAPSTAGLTNGQEEDDQKSQAERKADNENAHRTAGQTALRVPSQAESNIFSQATNGVAKQNGHSTPGTMPGGRVSNPANASDLRAYGQVDQTPYEQTEGKASNQPNNVQYEQSDGQVSGLTEERTAQQIERRLPSQAERRTSEQIPHRLSSLSEARTSRQIDSGSSIPSDQRLSVQVDRRMSGKVERRTSVKIHHISAGLADQGTSEQTDLRLYGLVDHKTSVKTHHQVYGQASQTAEHQAIDQAHSNADQFPVDNADYNETDQNDHLADRQTNYKVQLSYYGTGGQSEGRIFPLLGNGKEHKEADYRVQSCKFEDSQVDPKSKLSAEMETQHATTIPACNPVDARFTSNFQAKDQAPFQRLPSISSKLNYVSSQEKAQALVTKSDEFSETERRKSYRICNQAFRRLPSIVYEDPYQVSLQYMEKHHILQIFQITENLVYEKPEDPLNFMLCQVQEMMKNRDKM